A portion of the bacterium HR11 genome contains these proteins:
- the rplL gene encoding 50S ribosomal protein L7/L12 codes for MRVRPNRLKKEEWVQSFRQEVLQYPAVLLLAPQGVSAREDLQIRRRIKALQAHYRVVKNRLARLAFQGTPFEKLSDALRGMTAVAYHTDGVALAKLVRDLMKEYTHLAFKAAVVEGQLFTDKQLDLLINLPSKESARAQLLGLFQGPAARMVRLLAAPLQQFLAVLHQAQAQRAQEPAQEGGGPMAELTKEQVIEYLSSLTVTQLVELVKDLEQRWGVQAAAAVPMAVPVAAGAPAAAAEEEKVVTYSVVIKDAGQQKVQLIKVLREIFPELGLKEAKALVDAAPKTIKEGLTREEAEDLKKKLEQAGATVEITSK; via the coding sequence ATGCGTGTCCGACCCAACCGGTTGAAGAAGGAAGAGTGGGTCCAGTCCTTTCGACAGGAAGTCCTGCAGTATCCGGCGGTCCTCTTGCTGGCGCCCCAGGGCGTCTCGGCCCGAGAGGACCTGCAGATCCGGCGTCGCATCAAGGCCTTGCAGGCCCACTATCGGGTCGTCAAGAACCGTCTCGCCCGGCTCGCCTTCCAGGGGACGCCCTTTGAGAAGCTGAGCGACGCCCTCCGGGGGATGACGGCCGTCGCCTATCATACGGACGGGGTCGCCCTCGCCAAGCTGGTCCGGGACCTCATGAAGGAGTATACGCACCTGGCCTTTAAGGCGGCCGTCGTCGAGGGCCAGCTCTTTACGGACAAGCAACTGGACTTACTCATCAACCTGCCGTCGAAGGAGTCGGCCCGGGCCCAACTGTTGGGCCTCTTTCAAGGTCCGGCGGCCCGGATGGTCCGGCTTCTGGCGGCTCCGCTTCAGCAATTTTTAGCCGTCTTACATCAGGCCCAAGCCCAACGGGCTCAAGAGCCTGCCCAAGAAGGAGGTGGTCCCATGGCCGAGCTGACGAAGGAGCAGGTCATCGAGTACCTGAGTAGCCTGACCGTCACCCAGCTCGTCGAACTCGTCAAGGACCTCGAGCAACGGTGGGGCGTCCAGGCGGCGGCCGCCGTGCCGATGGCGGTGCCCGTCGCTGCCGGAGCGCCGGCCGCGGCGGCCGAAGAGGAGAAAGTCGTCACATACAGCGTCGTCATCAAGGACGCCGGTCAGCAGAAAGTCCAGCTCATCAAGGTCTTGCGGGAGATCTTCCCGGAGCTGGGCCTGAAGGAAGCGAAGGCCCTGGTCGATGCGGCGCCCAAGACCATCAAGGAGGGCCTCACGCGGGAAGAGGCCGAGGACCTCAAGAAGAAACTGGAGCAGGCGGGCGCCACCGTCGAGATCACGTCCAAGTAA